CGCTTTGATATCCACCTGCTCCATCTTCAGGAACCGCGCCGCTATTTTCTCCCCCTCCGGCTGGTAGGTCCACTCGGCAAGCTCCTCCGGCGAGGCCTTGCCCAGCTTTTCGGCCCGCTCCAACGCTCGCTCCAGGGCGCTCTTGATTGGCTCGCTCATGCAGCCTCCATTCACAACACGCTAGACTGCTCTATTGTAACGCACGACGCAAGGCGGGGCGTGAACTTGTCTTCCCGTGATACGTTCTGTATAGTAATTGTGCCCAGCGCCTCGTCAGGCGGAACGGTCGCCATCGGCGCACGGGGAAAAGGAGCGCGCTATGCCACAAGTCGGCTTGCCCGAGTTGATTATCATCCTGGTCATCGTCCTGTTGCTTTTTGGCTCGTCCAAGCTGCCGGACCTGGCCCGCGCCATGGGCAAGAGCATCCGGGAGTTCAAGAAGGCCTCAACGGGTGAGGATGAGCCGAAGACGCAGGAAAAGGCCTCGGAAAAGGCCGCCGCCGACCAGCCCGTGGCCCAGGCGAAGGACAACGGCAAACCGGCGGACGCCAAGAAGCAGAGCTAGCGTCCGGTTTCGGAAATACGTTCCCTAATCCATGTCATACCGGCGGAAGCCGGTATCCAGAGAAGCACCGGAGAACGCTGGATTCCGGCCCCATATCGGGTACGGGGCAAGCTCTGCACCGGAAAGACGGTAGTGTCCGGGGGCGTTTTCTTGAATAGATTCTCGTGCATGAATTAGTATGCGTACTTCAGGGACAGGACGCTAGGTTCTGTTGACAATCTGTGTTTCCCCGCTCATGGTGAGCTTGTCGAAGGGCGAGCGGACAATGTCAACAGAACCTAACATCGCCTGACACCCACTCTGTTGCTTCTGGCCTCGTCTTCGCTTGAGGCGTTTCGGCGCTCGCGACCTCGCCGAGACAGGGGGATACCGTGGCCCGGACAGCGGCGGTCAAGTCGGCGCTGGCGAGGGACCTGGAGGCTACTCTGGGTCCCGACGGGGTGGTGTGGCGGCCCGAGGACATCCTCGCGTACGAGTACGACGGCTCAATTGACCGGGGCCTGCCGGTCGCCATCGCGTTCCCGCGCGACGCGGCGCAGGTCGCGGCGGCGGTCCGGATAGCGCGGCGGCACGGCCTGCCCGTGGTGCCTCGCGGCGCGGGCACGGGACTCTCCGGCGGCGCCATCGCGTCGGAAGGCGGCGTCGTCGTGGCGCTGACGCGCATGACGCGCATTCTTGAGGTGGACGCCGCCAACGCCATCGCCGTTGTGGAGCCGGGCGTGGTCAACCTGGACCTCTCGCTGGCCGTCGCCCAACATGGCCTGCGCTACGCCCCTGACCCCTCCAGCCAGCGCGCCTGCACGTTGGGCGGCAACGTCGCCGAGAACGCGGGCGGCCCGCACTGCCTGGCCTACGGCGTCAC
This genomic interval from Dehalococcoidia bacterium contains the following:
- the tatA gene encoding twin-arginine translocase TatA/TatE family subunit, which translates into the protein MPQVGLPELIIILVIVLLLFGSSKLPDLARAMGKSIREFKKASTGEDEPKTQEKASEKAAADQPVAQAKDNGKPADAKKQS